In the genome of Macellibacteroides fermentans, one region contains:
- a CDS encoding D-alanine--D-alanine ligase, giving the protein MKKNIAIVAGGDSSEVVVSLKSAEGIYSFIDKDKFNLYVVILKKGDWSVRLTDGGSAPINKNDFSFVENGQVVRFDFAYITIHGTPGENGLLQGYFDLIGMPYSCCGVLAASITFNKFVCNNYLKSFGVNVADSVRLFKGEAWSDQAIVEYLGLPVFVKPNDGGSSFGVTKVKEITELNGAIAKAFEEGEEVLIESYISGTEVTCGCYKVKGKEVVFPLTEVVTSNEFFDFDAKYNGQVEEITPARIPAELAERIQRETLRIYDILGAKGIIRVDYIIEANGEPKLLDINTTPGMTATSFIPQQVRAAGLDIKDVMSDIIGNELNKICQ; this is encoded by the coding sequence ATGAAAAAGAACATTGCAATAGTTGCAGGGGGAGATTCCTCCGAAGTGGTTGTTTCATTAAAGAGTGCAGAAGGTATTTACTCGTTTATTGACAAGGATAAATTTAACCTGTATGTGGTTATCCTTAAAAAAGGAGATTGGTCTGTAAGGCTGACCGATGGTGGATCGGCTCCGATCAATAAGAACGATTTTAGTTTTGTCGAAAACGGACAAGTGGTGCGTTTCGACTTTGCATATATCACCATACATGGTACTCCGGGAGAAAATGGCTTGTTGCAGGGCTATTTCGACTTGATAGGAATGCCTTATTCCTGCTGTGGTGTGTTGGCTGCCTCCATAACCTTCAACAAATTTGTATGTAACAATTATTTGAAGAGTTTTGGTGTAAATGTTGCTGACTCAGTTCGGTTGTTTAAAGGAGAAGCATGGTCTGATCAGGCTATTGTAGAATATCTGGGCTTACCTGTGTTTGTAAAACCTAACGACGGAGGTTCCAGTTTTGGGGTTACCAAAGTGAAAGAGATTACCGAACTGAACGGGGCGATCGCCAAAGCGTTCGAAGAAGGAGAGGAAGTATTAATTGAGAGCTATATTTCCGGAACAGAAGTAACTTGTGGTTGTTATAAAGTAAAGGGGAAAGAAGTTGTTTTTCCGCTTACGGAGGTAGTTACATCCAATGAGTTTTTTGACTTTGATGCAAAATATAACGGACAGGTCGAGGAGATTACCCCAGCCCGTATTCCGGCAGAACTGGCAGAACGGATTCAACGTGAAACTTTACGTATATACGACATTCTGGGTGCTAAAGGAATCATTCGTGTGGATTACATCATTGAGGCAAACGGTGAACCCAAATTACTTGATATCAATACAACACCGGGTATGACGGCCACCAGTTTTATTCCTCAGCAGGTTCGTGCTGCCGGATTAGACATCAAAGATGTGATGTCTGATATTATCGGAAATGAACTAAATAAGATTTGCCAATAA
- a CDS encoding 1-acyl-sn-glycerol-3-phosphate acyltransferase — MDKETVSPNFDEIRPLNNNEVKDAIEKLLASDDFERALRYIMPDLNWTEFSALMRSFKTKEDFKSVMAYNAVMTVAKKTTFSLTISGKSRLPKEPCTFISNHRDIVLDAAFLNVMLYDVGHGMTQVAIGDNLMIRPWIETLVRLNNSFIVKRGVSVRQMLEVSQTLSAYMHHTIKETKESVWIAQREGRSKDSDDRTQGSVLKMLNMGGTKDFLTNMMELNIVPVAISYEYDPCDFLKAQEFQQKRDNPDFVKSQRDDLLAMETGLLYNKGRVHFTLGSPINKELAKLDRGMEKSELITAVASAIDQEIYRHYRFYPCNYLAYDMLYGGTRFSANYGQKDKKAFEEYLQGQLDKIVIPNKDEDFLRTKILQMYSNPLKNHLTVQP, encoded by the coding sequence ATGGATAAAGAAACAGTTTCTCCCAATTTTGATGAGATTAGACCTCTCAACAACAATGAGGTGAAAGATGCAATTGAAAAGTTGCTTGCTTCCGACGATTTTGAACGTGCTTTGCGTTACATAATGCCCGATTTGAATTGGACAGAGTTTTCTGCATTGATGCGATCTTTTAAAACGAAAGAAGATTTTAAGTCGGTAATGGCTTATAATGCGGTGATGACAGTTGCAAAAAAAACAACTTTTTCGCTAACGATTTCTGGTAAGAGTCGTTTGCCGAAAGAACCTTGTACTTTTATATCAAATCACAGGGATATTGTTCTGGATGCAGCTTTTCTGAATGTGATGCTTTACGATGTGGGGCACGGTATGACTCAAGTGGCCATCGGCGATAACCTGATGATCCGTCCCTGGATTGAAACGCTGGTTAGGCTTAACAACAGCTTTATAGTTAAAAGAGGAGTGTCTGTACGCCAGATGCTGGAGGTTAGTCAGACTTTATCTGCCTACATGCATCACACAATCAAGGAGACTAAAGAATCTGTATGGATTGCACAACGTGAAGGCAGATCAAAAGATTCGGACGATCGTACCCAGGGAAGCGTTCTGAAGATGTTGAATATGGGGGGGACAAAAGATTTCCTTACCAATATGATGGAACTTAATATTGTTCCGGTAGCTATTTCTTACGAATATGACCCGTGCGATTTTCTGAAAGCGCAGGAGTTCCAGCAAAAACGCGACAATCCTGATTTTGTTAAGAGTCAGCGCGACGATTTACTGGCCATGGAAACAGGTCTTCTTTACAATAAAGGGCGTGTGCATTTTACACTGGGCTCACCCATAAACAAGGAACTGGCCAAGTTGGATCGGGGAATGGAGAAAAGCGAACTGATTACTGCCGTGGCATCGGCCATCGATCAGGAGATTTACAGACATTACCGTTTCTATCCGTGTAACTACCTTGCTTACGATATGTTGTACGGAGGCACACGATTCAGTGCTAATTACGGACAGAAGGATAAGAAAGCCTTTGAAGAATACCTTCAGGGACAGCTTGACAAGATTGTAATACCAAACAAGGACGAAGACTTCCTGCGCACCAAAATATTGCAGATGTATTCGAATCCGCTAAAGAATCACCTTACGGTTCAACCCTAA